A genomic window from Variovorax paradoxus includes:
- a CDS encoding O-acetylhomoserine aminocarboxypropyltransferase/cysteine synthase family protein, which produces MSQNWKFETLSVHAGYSPEPTTRAVAPPIYQTVAYAFDSAQHGADLFDLKVPGNIYTRINNPTQDVLEQRVAALEGGIAALALASGQAAVTYAIQTIAEAGDNIISSTALYGGTYNLFAHTLPQFGITTRFADHRDPTSFEKLFDEKTKAVFVESLGNPAGNVTDIAAIAEIAHRHGVPLIVDNTVPSPYLSRPIEHGADIVVHSLTKYLGGHGTSIGGAIVDSGKFPWAEHKQRFRRLNEPDVSYHGVVYTEALGPAAYIGRARVVPLRNTGAAISPFNAFLILQGIETLALRMDRISSNALAVAQHLKQSKAVNWVNYAALEDHPDYPLAKKYFGGRSSGVLTFGIGAGREGGAKFLDALKLFTRLVNIGDVRSLATHPASTTHRQLSPEELAKAGVTEDTVRLSVGIEHIDDLIADLDQALAAASN; this is translated from the coding sequence ATGTCGCAGAACTGGAAATTTGAAACCCTGTCGGTGCACGCCGGCTACTCGCCCGAACCGACCACCCGCGCAGTGGCGCCGCCGATCTACCAGACGGTGGCCTATGCCTTCGACAGCGCGCAGCACGGCGCGGACCTGTTCGACCTGAAGGTGCCGGGCAACATCTACACCCGCATCAACAACCCCACGCAGGACGTGCTGGAGCAGCGCGTGGCCGCGCTTGAAGGCGGCATTGCGGCGCTGGCCCTGGCCTCGGGCCAGGCGGCCGTGACCTACGCGATCCAGACCATCGCCGAGGCCGGCGACAACATCATCAGCAGCACCGCGCTGTATGGCGGCACCTACAACCTGTTCGCCCACACGCTGCCGCAGTTCGGCATCACCACGCGCTTCGCGGACCACCGCGATCCGACGAGCTTCGAGAAGCTGTTCGACGAGAAGACCAAGGCGGTGTTCGTCGAATCGCTGGGCAACCCGGCGGGCAACGTGACCGACATTGCGGCCATTGCCGAGATCGCGCATCGCCACGGCGTGCCGCTGATCGTCGACAACACAGTGCCTTCGCCGTACCTGAGCCGGCCGATCGAACACGGCGCCGACATCGTGGTGCACTCGCTCACCAAATACCTGGGCGGCCACGGCACCAGCATCGGCGGTGCCATCGTCGATTCGGGCAAGTTCCCGTGGGCCGAGCACAAGCAGCGCTTCAGGCGCCTGAACGAGCCTGACGTGAGCTACCACGGCGTGGTCTACACCGAGGCGCTGGGCCCGGCCGCCTACATCGGTCGTGCGCGCGTGGTGCCGCTGCGCAATACCGGTGCGGCCATCTCGCCGTTCAACGCCTTCCTGATCCTGCAGGGCATCGAGACGCTGGCACTGCGCATGGACCGCATCAGCAGCAACGCACTCGCGGTGGCGCAGCACCTGAAGCAGAGCAAGGCCGTGAACTGGGTGAACTACGCGGCGCTCGAAGACCACCCCGACTACCCGCTGGCGAAGAAATACTTCGGCGGCCGCTCCAGCGGCGTGCTGACCTTCGGCATCGGCGCAGGTCGCGAGGGTGGGGCGAAGTTCCTCGATGCGCTGAAGCTCTTCACGCGCCTCGTGAACATCGGCGACGTGCGCTCGCTGGCCACGCACCCGGCCTCGACCACGCACCGGCAGCTGTCGCCCGAAGAGCTGGCGAAGGCCGGCGTGACCGAAGACACCGTGCGCCTGTCCGTCGGCATCGAGCACATCGACGACCTGATCGCCGACCTCGACCAGGCGCTCGCCGCCGCATCGAACTGA
- a CDS encoding LLM class flavin-dependent oxidoreductase: protein MSSSKRQIKLNAFLMATGHHVAAWRHPDVPLQAGLGFAHYKALAQTAERAKFDAVFLADSVGIRDASASRTLHRSARVSGFEPLTLLSALAAVTERLGLIATVSTTYNEPYHVARKFASLDHLSGGRSGWNVVTSSNEAEALNFNLDRHPEHALRYERAREFVDVVTGLWDSWDDDAFTHDKAAGEYFDPSRLHVLAHQGKHFRVRGPLNVARPPQGHPVVVQAGASEAGQALAAATAEVIFTAQQSLAGAQAFYRGLKAQLAHHGRDPEGLKILPGVFPVVGQSEQHAKEKLEELQSLIPPDVGVALLSTVIGGIDLTGYPVDGPLPGNLPEPNGPKSRFRLVTELARTEGLSIRQLYQRVGTARGHWSIHGTASQIADQLQQWFEEEAADGFNVMPPTLPGGLDDFVTQVVPELRRRGLFRHEYEGRTLRENLGLARPANRHLLARDLKAAA from the coding sequence ATGAGCAGCAGCAAGCGGCAGATCAAGCTCAACGCCTTCCTGATGGCGACCGGCCATCATGTGGCGGCGTGGCGCCACCCCGATGTGCCGCTGCAGGCCGGGCTCGGTTTCGCGCACTACAAGGCGCTGGCGCAGACGGCGGAGCGCGCGAAGTTCGATGCGGTGTTCCTGGCCGACAGCGTGGGCATCCGCGACGCGTCGGCGTCGCGCACCCTGCATCGCAGCGCACGGGTCTCTGGCTTCGAGCCGTTGACGTTGCTGTCGGCGCTCGCGGCCGTGACCGAGCGGCTGGGCCTGATCGCCACGGTGTCGACCACCTACAACGAGCCGTATCACGTGGCGCGCAAGTTCGCCTCGCTCGATCACCTGAGCGGCGGACGTTCGGGCTGGAACGTCGTTACCTCGTCCAACGAGGCCGAGGCGCTGAACTTCAATCTCGACCGGCATCCCGAGCACGCGCTGCGCTACGAGCGCGCGCGGGAGTTCGTCGATGTGGTGACAGGGCTGTGGGATTCGTGGGACGACGATGCCTTCACGCACGACAAGGCGGCCGGCGAATACTTCGACCCCAGTCGGCTGCATGTGCTGGCGCACCAGGGAAAGCACTTTCGCGTGCGCGGCCCGCTCAACGTCGCGCGGCCGCCGCAGGGGCACCCGGTGGTGGTGCAGGCCGGCGCTTCGGAAGCGGGGCAGGCGCTGGCCGCTGCGACGGCGGAGGTGATCTTCACCGCGCAGCAGTCGCTGGCGGGCGCGCAGGCTTTCTATCGCGGCCTCAAGGCGCAGCTGGCGCACCATGGCCGCGACCCCGAGGGGCTCAAGATTTTGCCGGGCGTGTTTCCGGTGGTGGGGCAGAGCGAACAGCATGCGAAGGAAAAGCTCGAAGAGCTGCAATCGCTGATTCCGCCCGACGTGGGCGTGGCGCTGCTGTCGACGGTGATCGGTGGCATCGACCTGACGGGCTACCCGGTCGACGGTCCGCTGCCCGGCAACCTGCCCGAGCCGAACGGGCCCAAGAGCCGCTTCCGGCTCGTGACCGAACTGGCGCGCACCGAGGGCCTGAGCATCCGCCAGCTCTACCAGCGCGTGGGCACGGCGCGCGGGCACTGGTCGATCCACGGCACGGCCTCGCAGATCGCCGACCAGTTGCAGCAGTGGTTCGAGGAAGAGGCGGCCGACGGCTTCAACGTCATGCCGCCGACCTTGCCCGGCGGGCTGGACGACTTCGTGACGCAGGTGGTGCCCGAACTGCGCCGCCGCGGCCTGTTCCGCCATGAATACGAAGGCCGCACGCTGCGCGAGAACCTGGGACTGGCGCGGCCCGCGAACCGGCATCTGCTGGCGCGTGATCTCAAGGCGGCCGCATGA
- a CDS encoding TOBE domain-containing protein, with product MSIQAINVRNQFKGKVREIIRGDVVSEVDVETAWGIVTSVITTRSVDELQLKVGSDVVALVKSTEVSIAKL from the coding sequence ATGTCCATCCAAGCCATCAACGTGCGCAACCAGTTCAAGGGCAAGGTCCGCGAGATCATCCGCGGCGACGTCGTCTCCGAAGTCGATGTCGAAACCGCCTGGGGCATCGTCACCTCGGTCATCACCACGCGCTCGGTCGACGAGCTGCAACTGAAGGTGGGCTCCGACGTGGTCGCGCTCGTGAAGTCGACCGAGGTTTCGATCGCGAAGCTCTGA
- a CDS encoding ABC transporter permease, with translation MSAGNLFRRVPKPLRGWVLPALLVALWWAAFRFGWSSSPLLVSIDSVWQQAVEQATSGELWVGLSASLWRDLAGFAIGASAGLLFGAALGLSRLFENLVGPGFHTLKQISLFAWIPLLSVWFGLGDAAKVAFLSLAAFFPVVLNTFEGIRSVPGDLVEVARVLRFNRWQLFTRVVLPSASPSIFAGIHLALIYAWLATLGAEYLLVSGKGIGNTMIDGRDHFRMDLVIFGVIVVGLVGFTLNWIATRIENRLLAWRGRSVAGF, from the coding sequence ATGAGTGCCGGGAACCTCTTTCGCCGCGTGCCGAAACCATTGCGCGGCTGGGTGCTGCCTGCATTGCTGGTGGCGCTCTGGTGGGCAGCCTTCCGCTTCGGCTGGTCGAGCTCGCCGCTGCTGGTGTCGATCGACAGCGTCTGGCAGCAGGCGGTGGAGCAGGCCACGAGTGGGGAGCTGTGGGTAGGGCTCTCCGCCAGCCTGTGGCGCGACCTGGCTGGCTTTGCCATCGGCGCGAGCGCCGGGCTGCTGTTCGGCGCGGCGCTGGGCTTGTCGCGGTTGTTCGAGAACCTGGTGGGGCCGGGCTTCCACACGCTCAAGCAGATTTCGCTGTTCGCGTGGATTCCGCTGCTGTCGGTGTGGTTCGGACTGGGCGACGCGGCCAAGGTGGCCTTTCTGTCGCTCGCGGCCTTCTTCCCGGTGGTGCTCAACACCTTCGAAGGCATCCGCAGCGTGCCGGGCGACTTGGTCGAGGTGGCGCGGGTGCTGCGCTTCAACCGCTGGCAGCTGTTCACGCGCGTGGTGCTGCCGAGCGCGTCGCCGTCGATCTTCGCGGGCATTCACCTGGCGCTGATCTACGCATGGCTTGCCACGCTCGGGGCGGAGTACCTGCTGGTCTCGGGCAAGGGCATCGGCAACACCATGATCGACGGGCGCGACCACTTCCGTATGGACCTGGTGATCTTCGGCGTGATCGTGGTCGGGCTCGTGGGCTTCACGCTCAACTGGATTGCCACGCGCATCGAGAACCGCCTGCTGGCCTGGCGCGGACGTTCCGTGGCCGGCTTCTGA
- the ssuC gene encoding aliphatic sulfonate ABC transporter permease SsuC, which translates to MTEQVQELPAVAPTENNAGNAFRSFAANVAGRLVPWLVPVGLIVFWQIASSLGWLSTRVLPAPVDVVKAAWSLTVSGELWTHVKVSAGRALAGLAIGGGAGLALGLLTGSVKFAETLLDSTIQMVRNIPALALIPLVILWFGIDESAKLFLISVSVFFPIYLNTFHGIRNVDPQLIEMGRTYGLSRWQLYREVILPGALSSILVGLRFSLGLMWVILIVAETISAQAGIGYLTMNAREFLQTDIVLVGILLYALLGKLADLFARGLEQWWLRWHPGYQKKAK; encoded by the coding sequence ATGACCGAACAAGTTCAGGAGCTGCCGGCCGTGGCACCCACCGAGAACAACGCGGGCAACGCGTTCAGGAGCTTTGCTGCCAACGTCGCCGGGCGGCTGGTGCCGTGGCTCGTGCCGGTCGGGCTCATCGTCTTCTGGCAGATCGCGTCGTCGCTAGGCTGGCTCAGCACGCGCGTGCTGCCGGCGCCGGTCGACGTGGTCAAGGCTGCGTGGAGCCTCACAGTGTCGGGCGAGCTGTGGACGCACGTGAAGGTCAGCGCGGGCCGCGCGCTCGCGGGGCTGGCCATCGGAGGTGGGGCGGGGCTTGCGCTCGGCTTGCTCACGGGTTCGGTGAAGTTCGCCGAGACGCTGCTCGACTCCACCATCCAGATGGTGCGCAACATTCCGGCGCTGGCGCTGATTCCGCTGGTGATCCTGTGGTTTGGCATCGACGAATCGGCCAAGCTGTTCTTGATTTCGGTGTCGGTGTTCTTTCCGATCTACCTGAACACCTTCCATGGCATCCGCAACGTCGATCCGCAACTGATCGAGATGGGGCGCACCTACGGTCTGTCGCGCTGGCAGTTGTACCGCGAGGTGATCCTGCCGGGTGCGCTGTCGTCGATCCTCGTGGGCCTGCGCTTCTCGCTGGGCCTGATGTGGGTGATCCTGATCGTGGCGGAGACCATCTCGGCGCAGGCCGGCATCGGCTACCTCACGATGAACGCCCGCGAGTTCCTGCAGACCGACATCGTGCTGGTGGGCATCCTGCTGTACGCGCTGCTCGGCAAGCTGGCCGACCTGTTCGCGCGCGGGCTGGAGCAATGGTGGCTGCGGTGGCACCCGGGCTACCAGAAGAAGGCGAAGTGA
- a CDS encoding malonic semialdehyde reductase: MTTLQAIPEAALDQLFRKARTVHAFRPVPVTDELIHKLYDLLKWGPTAYNAQPARYVFVRSEEAKAKLKPAVSAGNTAQTLAAGVTVIVAHDTRFFEHLPTQFPAYDAKPFFEKSAEAAQATAFRNSSLQGAYLILAARSLGLDAGPQSGFNADLVDKAFFPDGRYRANFLVNLGVADHAGTFERGPRLAFDDVAEIV, from the coding sequence ATGACCACACTGCAAGCCATCCCCGAAGCCGCGCTGGACCAGCTGTTCCGCAAGGCCCGCACCGTGCACGCGTTCAGGCCCGTGCCCGTGACCGACGAGCTGATCCACAAGCTCTACGACCTGCTGAAGTGGGGCCCGACCGCCTACAACGCCCAGCCGGCTCGCTACGTGTTCGTGCGCAGCGAAGAAGCAAAGGCGAAGCTGAAGCCGGCCGTGTCTGCAGGCAACACCGCGCAGACACTGGCGGCCGGCGTCACGGTGATCGTGGCGCACGACACGCGCTTCTTCGAGCACCTGCCCACGCAGTTCCCGGCCTACGACGCCAAGCCCTTCTTCGAGAAGAGCGCCGAAGCCGCACAGGCCACGGCCTTCCGCAACAGCAGCCTGCAGGGTGCCTACCTGATCCTGGCGGCGCGCTCGCTGGGGCTCGACGCGGGGCCCCAGTCGGGCTTCAACGCCGACCTGGTCGACAAGGCCTTCTTCCCCGACGGGCGCTACCGCGCCAACTTCCTCGTCAACCTCGGCGTGGCAGACCACGCCGGCACTTTCGAGCGCGGGCCGCGGCTGGCGTTCGACGACGTGGCCGAGATCGTCTGA
- a CDS encoding ABC transporter substrate-binding protein, producing the protein MLKRSFLRHAAAWPLIAAAPRLLAANTETPATIRIGVATGGVGNPVRFGGSSAALLHAFGGLEEEFKADGTKIEWVFFKGAGPAVNEALVNKQLDLAWQGDLPSIVHRAGGVKTRIIAGSGVRNGLYLAVPPDSPVKRIEDLRGKRIALYKGTNLHLAAVRALAAHGLKESDVRLINLDLPGAQAALATRDIDGAFGYVELFVLRDKGAAKVIYSASEDSFKYTRQTVLLASDDFARSYPKATQRIVKSLVTVARRYSDESQRDEVFRQWGKAEVAEKYWREDFIGQPLRVRLSPLLDPFLVQRYKDSAEQALALKLVRGKAEIDNWFDRSFLDAALRELKLENYWPVYEANGEVSGKQVAVAR; encoded by the coding sequence ATGCTCAAACGTTCGTTTCTTCGTCACGCTGCTGCGTGGCCTTTGATCGCCGCCGCACCACGCCTGCTGGCGGCCAACACCGAAACGCCGGCCACCATCCGCATCGGCGTGGCCACCGGCGGCGTGGGCAACCCGGTGCGCTTCGGCGGGTCGTCTGCGGCGCTGCTGCATGCCTTCGGCGGGCTCGAGGAAGAGTTCAAGGCTGACGGCACGAAGATCGAATGGGTGTTCTTCAAGGGCGCGGGCCCGGCGGTGAACGAGGCACTGGTCAACAAGCAGCTCGACCTGGCCTGGCAGGGCGACCTGCCTTCCATCGTGCACCGCGCGGGCGGAGTCAAGACTCGGATCATCGCGGGCTCGGGGGTGCGCAACGGCCTCTACCTCGCGGTGCCGCCGGATTCGCCGGTCAAGCGCATCGAGGATCTGCGCGGCAAGCGCATCGCGCTCTACAAGGGCACGAACCTGCATCTCGCGGCCGTGCGCGCGTTGGCCGCGCACGGGCTGAAGGAAAGCGACGTCCGCCTCATCAACCTCGACCTGCCGGGCGCACAGGCCGCGCTGGCCACCAGGGACATCGATGGCGCGTTCGGCTATGTCGAGCTGTTCGTGCTGCGCGACAAGGGCGCGGCGAAGGTGATCTATTCGGCTTCCGAGGATTCGTTCAAGTACACGCGGCAAACCGTGCTGCTGGCCTCGGACGATTTCGCGCGGAGCTATCCCAAGGCCACGCAGCGCATCGTCAAGTCGCTGGTGACGGTGGCGCGGCGCTACTCCGACGAATCGCAGCGCGACGAAGTGTTCAGGCAATGGGGCAAGGCCGAGGTGGCCGAGAAATACTGGCGCGAGGACTTCATCGGCCAGCCGCTGCGCGTGCGCCTGTCGCCGCTGCTCGATCCGTTCCTGGTGCAGCGCTACAAGGATTCGGCCGAACAGGCACTGGCGCTCAAGCTGGTGCGCGGCAAGGCCGAGATCGACAACTGGTTCGATCGCAGCTTTCTCGATGCAGCGCTGCGCGAGCTGAAGCTGGAGAACTACTGGCCGGTGTATGAGGCCAATGGCGAAGTCAGCGGCAAGCAAGTGGCGGTGGCGCGATGA
- a CDS encoding ABC transporter permease, producing the protein MSAVLPPELSLPVVGRASPLAAWRRWLPGTARLLLAWPVPLAVLLLWHIAARNEWIAPQVLPSPEAVAATFAEALRSGELLDNLRISLWRVFAGFGVGLVGGLLIGTAMGLSPTFKDYVYPLFKAFAQVPVLGWLPLLMLLVGIDETLKIILIAKASLVPIALNTYKGIQNVPTRYIEVARVFRFSRWQLLSRVVFPAAAAPIWNGVRYGFTHAWLALVVVELLASSEGLGYMIVFGRQLFQLDVVLAAVVMVGLVGFVLDKLLALIETRLLRWRRAGF; encoded by the coding sequence ATGAGTGCGGTGCTGCCTCCGGAGCTGTCGCTTCCGGTCGTCGGGCGAGCTTCGCCTCTTGCGGCATGGCGCCGATGGCTGCCTGGCACGGCGCGCCTGCTGCTGGCCTGGCCGGTGCCACTGGCCGTGCTGCTGCTGTGGCACATCGCGGCGCGCAACGAATGGATCGCGCCGCAGGTGCTGCCTTCGCCCGAGGCGGTGGCGGCCACCTTCGCCGAGGCGCTGCGCAGCGGGGAATTGCTCGACAACCTGCGCATCAGCCTCTGGCGCGTGTTCGCGGGCTTTGGCGTCGGGCTGGTGGGCGGCTTGCTCATCGGCACGGCGATGGGGCTGTCGCCGACCTTCAAGGACTACGTCTATCCGCTGTTCAAGGCCTTCGCGCAGGTGCCGGTGCTGGGATGGCTGCCGTTGCTGATGCTGCTGGTGGGCATCGACGAGACGCTCAAGATCATCCTGATCGCCAAGGCTTCGCTGGTGCCCATTGCGCTCAACACCTACAAGGGCATCCAGAACGTGCCGACGCGCTACATCGAGGTGGCGCGCGTGTTCCGCTTCAGCCGGTGGCAACTGCTGTCGCGGGTGGTGTTCCCGGCTGCGGCGGCACCCATCTGGAACGGCGTGCGCTACGGCTTCACGCATGCATGGCTCGCGCTGGTGGTGGTTGAGCTGCTGGCGTCGAGCGAAGGGCTGGGCTACATGATCGTGTTCGGGCGGCAGCTGTTCCAGCTCGACGTGGTGCTGGCGGCGGTGGTAATGGTGGGGCTGGTTGGCTTTGTGCTCGACAAGCTCTTGGCGCTGATCGAAACGCGGCTGCTGCGCTGGCGGCGGGCGGGGTTCTGA
- a CDS encoding ATP-binding cassette domain-containing protein produces the protein MSAVLKDIQPQAIAGGVRLEARGLHKRYGAREVLRNTRLTIEPGQFIAIVGRSGCGKSTLLRLIAGLEEPSAGGLYTDGKAVHGLHDDTRIMFQEARLLPWRRVLDNVTLGLPNDAKARGKEVLAQVGLADRENEWPARLSGGQRQRVALARALVHHPRLLLLDEPLGALDALTRIEMHRLIENLWQRHRFTALLVTHDVQEAVALADRVILIEDGRIALDENIALARPRSQGDPAFAAIEKRILDRVLQKPEDTAPESTDASWLSTPAHALRWAI, from the coding sequence ATGAGTGCCGTCCTGAAAGACATCCAACCCCAGGCCATCGCCGGCGGCGTGCGCCTCGAAGCGCGCGGCCTGCACAAGCGCTACGGTGCGCGCGAAGTGCTGCGCAACACGCGCCTGACCATCGAGCCGGGCCAGTTCATCGCCATCGTCGGGCGCAGCGGCTGCGGCAAGAGCACGCTGCTGCGGCTCATCGCGGGGCTGGAGGAGCCGAGCGCCGGTGGCCTCTACACCGACGGCAAGGCCGTGCATGGCCTGCACGACGACACCCGCATCATGTTCCAGGAGGCGCGCCTGCTGCCGTGGCGGCGCGTGCTCGACAACGTGACGCTGGGCCTGCCCAACGATGCCAAGGCGCGCGGCAAGGAAGTGCTGGCGCAAGTCGGCCTGGCCGACCGCGAGAACGAATGGCCGGCGCGCCTGTCGGGCGGCCAGCGGCAGCGCGTGGCACTGGCCCGCGCGCTGGTGCATCACCCGCGCCTGCTGCTGCTCGACGAGCCGCTGGGGGCGCTGGATGCGCTGACGCGCATCGAGATGCACCGCCTCATCGAGAACCTGTGGCAGCGCCACCGCTTCACCGCTTTGCTGGTGACGCATGACGTGCAGGAGGCCGTGGCGCTGGCCGACCGCGTGATCCTCATCGAAGACGGCCGCATCGCGCTCGACGAGAACATCGCGCTGGCCCGCCCGCGCTCGCAGGGCGACCCGGCCTTCGCGGCCATTGAAAAACGAATCCTCGACAGGGTGCTGCAGAAGCCGGAAGACACCGCGCCAGAGAGCACCGACGCAAGCTGGCTCAGCACCCCCGCGCATGCATTGCGCTGGGCGATCTGA
- a CDS encoding aliphatic sulfonate ABC transporter substrate-binding protein, whose protein sequence is MTQFHVSRRTVIATLGALGASAVLAQGVAARPATVRLGYQKSSTLIAVLKAQGALEKQLAPLNVTLSWHEFTSGLPLLEALNLDNLDISADVADTVPVFAQAAGADLTFIAQEAPSPAAQAIVVREDSPIKTVADLKGKKVGFAKAAGAHYLLIAALDKAGLSFKDIEPAYLTPADGRAAFEKGAIDAWVVWDPFLAAAQRQSKVRVLADGAGIASYQRYYLASTKFAKARPDVLRAVYAELEKTGKWVKQNPKDAAALLSPVWGLDAATIEQANSRRSYAVRPVVAEALTEQQRIADAFFTEKLLPRKIDALNVALFKPGA, encoded by the coding sequence ATGACGCAATTCCATGTTTCCCGTCGCACCGTCATCGCCACGCTGGGCGCGCTTGGCGCCAGCGCGGTGCTCGCACAGGGCGTGGCCGCCCGGCCCGCGACCGTACGGCTCGGCTACCAGAAGTCGTCGACGCTGATCGCCGTACTCAAGGCGCAGGGCGCGCTCGAAAAGCAACTCGCGCCGCTCAACGTCACGCTGAGCTGGCATGAGTTCACCAGCGGCCTGCCGCTGCTTGAAGCGCTGAACCTCGACAACCTCGACATCAGCGCCGACGTGGCCGACACCGTACCCGTGTTTGCGCAAGCCGCCGGAGCAGACCTGACCTTCATCGCTCAGGAAGCACCGTCGCCCGCTGCACAGGCCATCGTGGTGCGGGAAGACTCGCCGATCAAGACCGTGGCCGATCTGAAAGGCAAGAAGGTCGGCTTCGCCAAGGCCGCCGGCGCGCACTACCTGCTGATCGCCGCACTCGACAAGGCCGGCCTGTCGTTCAAGGACATCGAGCCCGCCTACCTCACGCCGGCCGATGGCCGCGCCGCCTTCGAGAAGGGCGCCATCGACGCATGGGTGGTGTGGGACCCGTTCCTTGCTGCCGCGCAGCGGCAGTCGAAGGTGCGCGTGCTGGCGGATGGTGCGGGCATCGCCTCGTACCAGCGCTACTACCTTGCGAGCACCAAGTTCGCGAAGGCGCGGCCCGACGTGCTGCGCGCGGTCTACGCCGAGCTCGAGAAGACCGGCAAGTGGGTCAAGCAGAACCCGAAGGACGCGGCCGCGCTGCTGTCGCCCGTGTGGGGCCTGGACGCCGCAACCATCGAGCAGGCCAACAGCCGCCGCAGCTATGCCGTGCGTCCGGTGGTGGCCGAGGCCCTGACCGAGCAGCAGCGCATCGCCGATGCCTTCTTCACGGAAAAGCTGCTCCCCCGAAAAATCGATGCGCTGAACGTGGCGCTGTTCAAACCCGGAGCCTGA
- a CDS encoding peptidoglycan recognition protein family protein, protein MLVEIDEHGMISHARVRHARSPQIERGKRVGAITGIVVHQTDADTSASSLNSYKQPKANGAHFLIDKDGTIYQTAAIYQRTNHVGPLKARCLVIKKCALRDFPEKVGATAMHRIEMRKAPSDRYPSNMEAIGIEMVGRARLPEGFKPTIKQREMTPDDLRGEAGIFPAPTAAQNQALSWLVHVLQNSMQIATSEVFRHTEVSRKNITEAQGANWTLPIPTP, encoded by the coding sequence ATGCTCGTTGAAATTGACGAACACGGAATGATCAGTCACGCGCGAGTCAGGCATGCTCGCAGCCCACAGATTGAACGAGGGAAACGGGTCGGAGCAATTACCGGCATCGTCGTGCACCAGACCGACGCCGATACTTCGGCGTCTTCATTGAACAGCTACAAGCAGCCGAAGGCGAACGGCGCGCACTTTCTTATCGACAAGGATGGGACCATCTATCAGACGGCGGCGATTTATCAGCGGACGAATCATGTGGGGCCGTTGAAGGCGCGATGCCTTGTCATCAAGAAGTGCGCTCTGCGTGACTTTCCCGAGAAGGTGGGAGCGACCGCGATGCATCGCATCGAGATGCGCAAGGCACCTAGTGATCGGTATCCCAGCAACATGGAGGCCATTGGGATCGAGATGGTTGGAAGGGCAAGGCTACCGGAAGGATTCAAGCCGACTATCAAACAAAGAGAAATGACCCCGGACGATTTGCGAGGAGAGGCTGGTATTTTTCCTGCTCCAACGGCCGCCCAGAACCAAGCGCTCTCGTGGCTCGTTCACGTGCTTCAAAACTCGATGCAAATCGCAACGAGCGAGGTCTTCCGCCACACTGAGGTCAGTAGAAAGAACATTACCGAGGCGCAAGGCGCGAACTGGACACTCCCCATACCCACACCATGA